A region of uncultured Desulfobacter sp. DNA encodes the following proteins:
- a CDS encoding thiamine pyrophosphate-dependent enzyme — translation MNSYINATRPPAFCPGCTHEMITKSLDKTFVNMGLAPEKIVIVTDIGCSGLFDTFFNVHALHGVHGRALTYAMGLKMSDPSLNVIVTMGDGGLGIGGAHVLSACRKNLDITLIILNNFNFGMTGGQYSVTTPEDAVVGSEFLNQAEVPIDICKIAKAAGATYVSRYSGMDPQLAAEFERAIRHKGFSVVETFEICTGRYTKRNKLTFRSIDEMILSFPREGGPVPENERAEYGERYRALAAKQTQFPEPLIIEKQFEPKEYRRWEIIILGSAGMRIITAGDIICHAGIAAGFHATIKNDYNITVLRGQSVSEILLDPDAIGYTGLESPHVVLALSDEGVTRRKKIFAGLSPDAFVLKEKSVTLPDTLAQVEEIDFKALKIKKPDWALAALGILAKKELVLTTDQLVSAMKSRFSPKVFALAQETLGQLA, via the coding sequence ATGAATAGCTATATTAATGCAACCCGGCCCCCGGCATTTTGTCCCGGCTGCACCCATGAGATGATTACCAAAAGCCTGGATAAAACCTTCGTGAACATGGGGCTTGCCCCGGAAAAAATCGTTATCGTGACGGATATCGGCTGTTCCGGCCTTTTTGACACCTTTTTCAATGTCCATGCCCTGCACGGGGTCCACGGCCGGGCATTGACCTATGCCATGGGGTTGAAGATGTCGGATCCCTCCTTAAACGTCATTGTAACCATGGGAGACGGCGGTCTTGGCATCGGCGGAGCCCACGTGCTGTCCGCATGCAGAAAAAACCTGGATATCACCCTGATCATTTTAAACAACTTCAATTTCGGCATGACCGGAGGGCAGTATTCCGTCACAACCCCTGAAGATGCGGTGGTGGGCTCCGAATTTCTCAACCAGGCGGAAGTGCCCATTGATATCTGCAAAATTGCAAAGGCCGCCGGTGCCACATATGTTTCCAGATATTCGGGCATGGATCCGCAGCTTGCCGCAGAGTTTGAACGGGCCATTCGCCACAAAGGATTTTCCGTGGTGGAGACCTTTGAGATTTGCACGGGCCGGTATACCAAGCGCAACAAACTGACCTTCAGGTCCATTGACGAAATGATCCTCTCCTTTCCCCGGGAAGGCGGGCCGGTCCCGGAAAATGAACGGGCGGAATACGGCGAACGCTACCGGGCCCTGGCTGCAAAACAGACACAATTCCCCGAACCTTTGATCATAGAAAAACAGTTTGAACCCAAGGAATACCGGCGCTGGGAAATCATTATTTTAGGCTCTGCGGGCATGCGCATTATTACGGCCGGGGATATAATCTGCCATGCAGGCATTGCCGCCGGATTCCATGCCACCATAAAAAATGATTACAATATTACGGTGCTGCGCGGACAGTCCGTATCTGAGATATTACTCGACCCGGACGCAATCGGCTACACCGGCCTGGAATCACCCCACGTGGTCCTGGCATTAAGTGATGAAGGCGTTACCCGCAGAAAAAAAATATTTGCCGGGTTGAGTCCGGATGCCTTTGTACTCAAGGAAAAAAGCGTCACACTGCCGGACACCTTAGCCCAGGTGGAAGAGATTGATTTCAAGGCCTTAAAAATCAAGAAACCCGACTGGGCACTGGCAGCCCTTGGCATTCTTGCCAAAAAAGAGTTGGTTCTGACAACGGATCAGCTGGTGTCGGCCATGAAATCACGTTTCAGCCCCAAGGTATTTGCCCTGGCCCAGGAGACCCTGGGCCAGTTGGCCTGA
- a CDS encoding integration host factor subunit alpha, with protein MTCTKSTLIEEISNTFDQNPSQSKEVLETLIEIIKSTLASGEDIMISGFGKFQVIEKTARKGRNPATGDAMMLEKRRVVTFKCAGKLKDKINENAK; from the coding sequence TTGACCTGTACCAAATCAACACTCATTGAAGAAATATCAAACACATTTGATCAAAACCCGTCTCAGTCCAAAGAAGTATTAGAAACCCTGATTGAAATTATAAAGTCCACTCTGGCGTCCGGTGAAGATATTATGATTTCCGGATTCGGGAAATTCCAGGTCATTGAAAAAACCGCCAGAAAGGGAAGAAATCCTGCCACAGGGGATGCCATGATGCTTGAAAAAAGACGGGTTGTTACCTTCAAATGTGCAGGCAAGCTCAAGGACAAAATCAACGAAAACGCCAAATAA
- a CDS encoding AMP-binding protein yields the protein MALQSFYKEVMEINGIQDMAQREIQAQAFFKKLNSAELPKTFNWAQEIFEDIHVKERGDQLALIWADLHTDEQKQYTYTQLAENGNKVLNYLRKKGVEKGNNLYMLTPIVSQTWFASFAAIKGGLVAVPTATTMTEREIQFRFEAYPPDVILAHESLTDLVDDALAKAGLTPKAKIILGAKEGWTSYSEIAKEAPQAAPATINSEDVLFCFFTSGTTGLPKRVGHSAISYPLGHLSTAVILGLEPGGIHHNLSAPGWAKWAWSSFFSPFNVGGTATGFNFTALDIKKYLSFVSKFKVNSFCAPPTAWRAFVGLDLSQYDFSSLKYSLSAGEPLNPEVIDQWQEATGTEIRDFYGQTESTAMIGNPPWMEGKMRLGSFGYPSYMYDVILTDDEGKQITEPDITGHIVIRLSNWRAIGLFQEYIDNEAKTNEAFKHGLYFTGDKATFDKDGYWWFVGRADDVIKTSDYRVGPFEVESALIEHPAVMETAVVGVPDPKRHQLVKAFVILVPGQKPSKELALELFQHTIEVLAKFKIPRIIEFVDELPKTISGKIRRIELRENEESKTDSQVTEYYYHQFPELSSKNK from the coding sequence ATGGCGTTGCAAAGCTTTTACAAAGAGGTGATGGAAATCAATGGCATCCAGGATATGGCTCAGCGTGAAATTCAGGCACAGGCATTCTTTAAAAAACTGAATTCCGCCGAACTGCCCAAAACCTTTAACTGGGCCCAGGAAATTTTCGAAGATATACACGTCAAAGAGCGTGGCGACCAACTGGCACTGATCTGGGCAGACCTGCACACAGACGAACAAAAGCAGTACACATATACCCAGCTGGCTGAAAACGGGAACAAGGTGTTAAATTATCTGCGTAAAAAAGGCGTAGAAAAGGGCAACAATCTTTACATGCTCACCCCCATTGTCTCCCAAACCTGGTTTGCCTCCTTTGCCGCCATCAAGGGTGGCCTTGTCGCCGTTCCCACAGCCACCACCATGACTGAACGTGAAATTCAGTTCCGTTTTGAAGCCTATCCCCCGGATGTTATCCTTGCCCATGAGAGCCTCACCGACCTGGTGGACGATGCCCTGGCCAAGGCCGGGCTCACACCCAAGGCCAAAATTATCCTTGGTGCCAAAGAGGGGTGGACATCCTATTCTGAAATCGCCAAGGAAGCACCCCAGGCCGCTCCTGCAACCATTAACAGTGAAGATGTTCTGTTCTGCTTTTTCACCTCCGGCACCACAGGGCTTCCCAAACGGGTGGGCCATTCCGCAATCTCCTATCCCCTGGGCCATTTGTCAACGGCCGTGATCCTCGGGCTTGAACCCGGGGGCATTCATCACAACCTAAGTGCGCCCGGTTGGGCCAAATGGGCATGGAGCAGCTTTTTCAGCCCCTTTAACGTCGGTGGCACCGCCACAGGTTTTAATTTCACCGCCCTGGATATTAAAAAGTATTTAAGCTTTGTGTCCAAATTCAAAGTCAATTCATTCTGCGCACCGCCCACGGCCTGGCGCGCCTTTGTGGGCCTTGACCTTTCCCAGTATGATTTTTCAAGCCTGAAATACTCTCTGAGTGCAGGCGAGCCCTTAAACCCGGAAGTCATTGACCAGTGGCAGGAAGCTACGGGTACAGAAATCCGGGATTTCTACGGACAGACTGAATCCACAGCCATGATCGGCAATCCACCCTGGATGGAAGGTAAAATGCGTCTGGGATCATTTGGGTACCCTTCATACATGTACGATGTCATTCTGACCGACGATGAGGGAAAACAGATTACGGAACCTGACATCACCGGCCATATCGTGATTCGTCTTTCCAATTGGCGTGCCATTGGCCTGTTTCAGGAATATATTGACAATGAGGCCAAAACCAATGAAGCATTTAAACACGGACTGTATTTCACCGGTGACAAGGCCACCTTTGACAAGGACGGCTACTGGTGGTTTGTGGGCCGGGCTGACGATGTAATCAAGACCAGTGATTACCGGGTGGGTCCCTTTGAGGTGGAAAGTGCGCTGATTGAGCACCCTGCTGTTATGGAGACTGCTGTGGTGGGCGTTCCTGATCCCAAACGCCACCAGCTGGTCAAAGCATTTGTTATCCTGGTTCCCGGACAGAAACCGTCAAAAGAACTGGCTTTGGAGCTGTTCCAGCACACCATTGAAGTGCTGGCCAAATTCAAAATCCCCAGAATCATTGAATTTGTGGACGAACTGCCTAAAACCATATCAGGCAAAATCCGGCGCATTGAGCTTCGGGAAAATGAGGAGAGCAAAACCGACAGCCAGGTGACTGAATACTATTATCATCAGTTTCCGGAATTAAGTTCCAAAAACAAATAA
- a CDS encoding pyruvate flavodoxin/ferredoxin oxidoreductase: MAFAFMEGNEAIARGAIAAGCNFFAGYPITPATTIFNNMLKMLPPQGGICMQGEDEIASMGYCIGASMAGKKALTATSGPGISLYSENISFAIGSEIPLVIVNVQRLGPSTGSATRGADGDIQFMRWGNTGGVPVIVLAPKDIKDCYTLTFTAFNYAERFRCPVFIAANKELGMTKETFDMDTLVLPEKVERTRFKGKNFLPFAAEPDKAPAFLPIGGSTLVRQTSSTHGPDGYITIDPEVIAAGQARLRNKILAFREELSLYEKNFLPGTDTLVISYGITSRAVDEAARVMAEKGRPVSTLSLKTIWPVPEQVLVKAALMFSRILVVEMNLGQYVNEIRRVLSGKQIDFYGQMNGALIAPATIMEAIENE; encoded by the coding sequence ATGGCATTCGCATTCATGGAAGGAAATGAGGCCATTGCCAGGGGAGCCATTGCCGCCGGCTGCAATTTTTTTGCAGGCTACCCCATTACCCCGGCCACAACAATCTTCAACAATATGCTTAAAATGCTGCCTCCCCAAGGCGGCATCTGTATGCAGGGAGAGGATGAGATCGCCTCCATGGGATATTGCATCGGCGCCTCCATGGCCGGAAAAAAAGCGCTGACCGCCACCTCCGGCCCCGGCATCAGCCTGTATTCGGAGAATATCTCCTTTGCCATCGGCAGTGAAATCCCCCTGGTTATCGTTAATGTACAGCGCTTAGGCCCCTCCACAGGGTCAGCCACCCGGGGGGCGGATGGCGATATTCAGTTCATGCGCTGGGGCAATACCGGAGGGGTTCCGGTCATTGTCTTGGCCCCCAAGGATATAAAAGATTGTTACACTTTGACCTTTACGGCGTTCAACTATGCCGAACGTTTCCGGTGCCCCGTATTTATCGCTGCCAACAAGGAGCTTGGCATGACCAAGGAGACCTTTGACATGGACACCCTTGTACTGCCCGAGAAGGTGGAAAGAACCAGGTTTAAAGGAAAAAACTTTCTTCCCTTTGCCGCAGAGCCGGACAAGGCCCCGGCTTTTCTACCCATCGGCGGCTCAACCCTGGTGCGCCAGACCTCATCCACCCATGGCCCGGACGGGTATATCACCATTGATCCGGAAGTTATTGCAGCAGGCCAGGCACGCCTGAGAAACAAGATTCTTGCCTTCAGGGAGGAACTCTCCCTGTACGAAAAAAATTTTTTACCCGGCACGGATACCCTGGTGATCTCCTATGGCATTACCAGCCGGGCCGTGGATGAAGCGGCAAGGGTCATGGCTGAAAAAGGCAGGCCCGTGTCCACCCTGTCCCTTAAAACCATCTGGCCGGTACCGGAACAGGTGCTGGTAAAAGCAGCCCTCATGTTTTCCCGTATCCTTGTTGTGGAGATGAACCTGGGCCAGTATGTCAACGAAATCCGCAGAGTGCTTTCAGGCAAACAAATTGACTTTTACGGACAGATGAACGGAGCATTAATTGCACCGGCAACGATTATGGAGGCCATTGAAAATGAATAG
- a CDS encoding AAA family ATPase: MNQITDTLPDTGHINEVLKGVVDRVTFHNPDNGWSILKVLPFDRPGSRETVVVHQTKVFAGATMEFEGAWTVHPKFGRQFKAVHAREKKPATASALEKYLGSGMIKGVGPKTAKKIVGYFKDQTLDVFESDIERLMEVPGIAHKKLKMISTAWEEHRAIRDVMMFLQSHGISTLFSVRIYKEYGQNAIAWITQDPYRLAADFFGIGFFTADKVALSIGLGTDSPPRITAGIRHVLSAAREFGHCYLTFPQIREQVEDLLKLDLSRQLEAFLADMETQRLLMRRDLVDDKGDFAACYYARSLYFDEAYVARRLLDPGPERSFDQTRIDRWVALYCQRFQMQLSAEQAAAVKGVVQQQFSVLTGGPGCGKTTATRVMVRLLEAMGLKVMLAAPTGRAAQRMGEVIGKPAKTIHRLLGWKAGGFKRNEDSPLKTDFLVVDECSMLDISLTACLLKAVPRQSQVVFIGDYDQLPSVGAGDVLKDIIASNAVPCFRLTQVFRQAQSSMIIKFAHQINKGLMPWIKSPFKHPSIWQDGTDCLFIDSDEATQEQISFVGRVKRLYMRGDPETSNGSAVQEGSDLSDAKDEDHGDLYEFRVDETCSPWETEIAIPKKFAHVDLDRLAGTENRIEELMAVLEKVHPWSSLHYGLSAVDAVKKLYLEWIPKYLGQGTEIQILSPMTRGSLGTLSLNREIQDSFNPMGSGKAQLTVGRRVFRTGDRVIHKKNNYDLGVFNGDIGIIDRINTMDITCTVRFLPDNRMVDYHQADIMELDLAYAVTIHKSQGSEFEVVIIPVLTQHFKMLFRNLIYTGITRARKLAVFVGTRRALGMAVRNQDVSRRQTALKGLLSKEVKI, encoded by the coding sequence ATGAACCAGATCACTGATACATTGCCTGATACCGGCCATATCAACGAGGTCTTAAAAGGTGTTGTGGACCGGGTCACATTTCATAACCCGGACAATGGCTGGTCGATTTTAAAGGTGCTGCCCTTTGATCGACCGGGCAGTCGGGAAACCGTGGTGGTCCATCAGACAAAGGTGTTTGCCGGTGCCACCATGGAATTTGAAGGGGCATGGACGGTGCATCCGAAATTCGGTCGCCAGTTCAAGGCCGTGCATGCCAGGGAGAAAAAGCCTGCCACGGCGTCTGCCCTGGAAAAATATCTGGGTTCCGGGATGATCAAAGGGGTGGGGCCCAAAACCGCAAAAAAAATTGTGGGATATTTCAAGGACCAGACCCTGGATGTGTTTGAATCCGATATTGAGCGCCTTATGGAGGTGCCGGGGATTGCCCACAAGAAGCTTAAAATGATTTCAACGGCGTGGGAGGAGCACCGGGCCATCCGGGATGTGATGATGTTTCTGCAGTCCCACGGGATCTCTACTCTGTTTTCCGTTCGAATATATAAGGAGTACGGCCAAAACGCCATTGCCTGGATTACCCAGGACCCCTATCGGCTTGCAGCGGATTTTTTCGGTATTGGTTTTTTTACCGCTGATAAGGTGGCCTTAAGCATCGGCCTTGGGACGGACAGTCCTCCACGAATTACCGCAGGTATCCGCCATGTGCTCTCCGCGGCCCGGGAGTTCGGGCATTGTTACCTGACCTTTCCCCAGATCAGGGAACAGGTGGAGGATCTGCTCAAGCTTGATCTGTCCCGGCAGCTTGAAGCCTTTTTGGCGGACATGGAAACCCAGCGGCTTTTGATGCGCCGGGACCTGGTTGATGACAAAGGAGACTTCGCAGCCTGTTACTATGCCAGATCTTTGTATTTTGACGAAGCGTATGTGGCAAGGCGTCTTTTGGATCCAGGGCCGGAACGGTCCTTTGACCAGACCCGGATTGACCGGTGGGTGGCCTTGTACTGCCAGCGTTTTCAAATGCAGCTTTCCGCTGAACAGGCCGCTGCCGTTAAGGGGGTTGTCCAGCAGCAGTTCTCTGTGCTCACAGGGGGCCCCGGATGCGGCAAAACAACGGCCACCCGGGTGATGGTCCGCCTGCTGGAGGCCATGGGCCTGAAGGTGATGCTGGCCGCGCCTACTGGACGGGCTGCCCAGCGTATGGGTGAAGTGATCGGAAAACCGGCCAAAACCATTCACCGGCTTCTGGGCTGGAAAGCCGGCGGATTTAAACGAAATGAGGACTCACCGTTAAAGACGGATTTCCTGGTGGTGGACGAGTGCTCCATGCTGGATATCAGTCTGACAGCGTGTCTGCTTAAAGCCGTGCCCAGGCAAAGCCAGGTGGTATTCATCGGTGATTACGACCAGTTGCCGTCGGTGGGGGCGGGCGACGTGCTCAAGGATATCATAGCCTCAAATGCGGTTCCGTGTTTCCGGTTGACCCAGGTGTTCCGCCAGGCCCAGTCCTCCATGATCATAAAATTTGCCCACCAGATCAATAAGGGCCTGATGCCATGGATAAAAAGCCCGTTTAAGCATCCGTCCATCTGGCAGGACGGAACCGACTGTCTGTTCATCGATTCCGATGAAGCCACCCAGGAGCAGATCTCTTTTGTGGGCCGGGTCAAGCGTTTATATATGCGCGGCGATCCGGAAACGTCCAACGGCAGTGCTGTTCAGGAGGGTTCGGATCTGAGTGACGCCAAAGACGAAGATCATGGTGATTTGTATGAATTCAGGGTTGACGAGACGTGCTCGCCCTGGGAGACAGAAATTGCGATACCTAAAAAATTTGCCCATGTGGATCTGGATCGCCTGGCAGGCACTGAAAATCGCATTGAAGAACTGATGGCGGTACTGGAAAAGGTTCACCCGTGGTCCTCCTTGCATTATGGCCTGTCTGCCGTGGATGCGGTGAAAAAATTATATTTGGAGTGGATTCCCAAATACCTGGGGCAAGGTACGGAAATTCAGATTCTTTCTCCCATGACCCGGGGCAGTCTGGGAACACTTTCTTTGAACCGTGAGATCCAGGACAGCTTTAATCCCATGGGTTCAGGCAAGGCCCAGCTCACCGTGGGGCGGCGGGTGTTCAGAACCGGAGACCGGGTGATCCACAAAAAAAACAACTATGACTTGGGGGTGTTCAACGGAGACATCGGCATCATTGACAGGATTAACACCATGGATATCACCTGCACGGTCCGTTTCCTGCCGGATAACCGCATGGTGGACTATCATCAGGCAGACATCATGGAACTTGACCTGGCCTATGCCGTCACCATCCATAAATCCCAGGGAAGTGAATTTGAGGTGGTCATCATTCCGGTATTGACCCAGCATTTCAAAATGCTTTTCCGCAATCTGATTTACACGGGAATTACACGTGCCAGAAAACTGGCCGTGTTTGTGGGGACCCGGAGGGCTTTAGGCATGGCTGTGAGAAACCAGGATGTCAGCCGCCGCCAGACAGCACTTAAAGGCTTGCTCTCAAAGGAGGTTAAAATATGA
- a CDS encoding GntR family transcriptional regulator gives MGTKTKKSKDDFTLEAYNGIRRMFFSNEIIPGQKISYGDLAKRLNMSTTPVIQALKRLEIQGLVRHEPNRGYYTENISLSEIIEIYDFRELIEVSLLPDTISGMTKAKLKKLKKALDSHLDAVRDIFLKDRLIKDMEFHMTLAELSGNRIRVACLKDLYDLLYLKYRGNILFVTPMEKVDDEHIRLYDNIASGNLEGARTVLAGHIAGVKAHAISSIERMNREKNSNTI, from the coding sequence ATGGGAACAAAAACTAAAAAATCAAAAGATGATTTCACTTTAGAAGCATACAACGGCATCCGGCGTATGTTTTTTTCAAATGAAATCATTCCGGGCCAGAAAATTTCTTACGGAGACCTGGCCAAACGCCTGAATATGAGCACCACCCCGGTGATCCAGGCCCTGAAGCGCCTTGAGATCCAGGGTCTGGTCCGCCATGAACCCAACCGTGGATATTACACGGAGAACATCAGCCTTTCAGAGATCATTGAAATTTATGATTTCAGGGAACTCATTGAGGTCTCCCTGCTGCCGGATACCATTTCCGGCATGACCAAGGCAAAACTTAAAAAATTGAAAAAGGCACTGGACAGTCATCTGGATGCGGTCAGGGATATTTTTCTAAAGGACCGACTGATCAAGGACATGGAGTTTCACATGACCCTGGCAGAACTGTCGGGAAACCGCATAAGGGTGGCCTGTCTAAAAGATCTGTATGACCTGCTCTATCTGAAATACCGGGGCAACATTCTTTTCGTCACCCCCATGGAAAAGGTGGATGACGAGCATATCCGGCTTTATGATAATATTGCCTCAGGTAATCTTGAGGGCGCAAGGACTGTCCTGGCCGGGCACATTGCCGGTGTCAAGGCCCACGCCATTTCAAGCATTGAGCGAATGAATCGAGAGAAAAATTCAAACACTATATAG
- a CDS encoding type VI secretion system contractile sheath large subunit, with product MANTVSPYKILALAPFAPVPEGIYKPVFTDVDLYCLDDAVKKMEPVLYLPMDSSPGGAVTLTFKAMKDFKPKNLVKNNPVLSSLVPAFESSTAKPVEKKQGQAGKVDDILSMVAEPDSSRVSKGDGTKSGQNLGYSASLLTEIYATAEFKEIERAWTGLQTLAKTAGVKGIHKIHARAASVSRASLGQVLDAIESLDMEEMPNLIVVDLGFDNSQPSIDLLEKIADFADRMMVPVFVWIKPEFFRIENFTQFHKIQYVGNHLDDISYAKFRKIKEHPGAAWIMALCNAFAVRPANDYEEDVPLVSPVWAAAGLCAASVDACGWPTSFTRYNTFRLENLAMIVDGNHAASTQALFSEDRIMQMVESGITPVVGMKNKDMAFIPKSASLNGESIRFTMFFNRIIDGLTHLGKDLGENNADNEAMIAKALERLFVETGHQCPDDISITQNQSGVYNISFTPPDTVISGTGRLEFSFAF from the coding sequence ATGGCAAACACCGTTTCGCCCTATAAAATTCTTGCCCTGGCACCGTTTGCACCGGTGCCCGAGGGCATATATAAGCCTGTATTCACAGATGTTGATCTTTACTGTCTGGATGATGCGGTAAAAAAGATGGAACCGGTGCTTTATCTTCCCATGGACAGCAGCCCCGGGGGCGCTGTTACCTTGACTTTCAAGGCTATGAAGGATTTTAAACCCAAAAATCTGGTAAAGAATAATCCGGTTCTTTCATCCCTTGTTCCCGCATTTGAATCGTCCACGGCCAAACCTGTGGAAAAAAAACAGGGTCAGGCGGGCAAAGTGGATGATATCCTTTCCATGGTGGCGGAACCGGACAGTTCACGGGTTTCCAAAGGGGACGGGACGAAAAGCGGACAAAATTTAGGTTATTCTGCTTCCCTTTTAACAGAGATCTATGCAACGGCTGAGTTTAAAGAAATTGAAAGAGCCTGGACCGGGCTTCAAACCCTTGCAAAAACAGCCGGGGTAAAAGGCATTCATAAAATCCATGCCAGGGCTGCGTCCGTGTCCCGTGCAAGTCTCGGGCAAGTGCTTGATGCCATTGAATCCTTGGATATGGAAGAGATGCCCAACCTGATCGTCGTTGACCTAGGTTTTGATAATTCTCAACCGTCCATTGACCTTCTGGAAAAGATTGCCGATTTTGCCGACCGGATGATGGTGCCGGTTTTTGTATGGATAAAGCCTGAATTTTTCAGGATTGAGAATTTCACACAGTTTCATAAAATCCAATATGTGGGCAACCATCTGGATGACATCTCCTATGCAAAATTCAGGAAAATAAAGGAGCATCCCGGGGCCGCCTGGATCATGGCCCTGTGCAACGCCTTTGCGGTAAGGCCGGCCAACGATTATGAAGAGGATGTACCGCTTGTGTCACCTGTCTGGGCCGCAGCAGGCCTTTGCGCCGCCAGTGTTGATGCCTGCGGGTGGCCGACTTCCTTTACCCGGTACAATACCTTTCGCCTTGAAAATCTTGCCATGATCGTTGATGGAAACCATGCCGCTTCCACCCAGGCCCTTTTCAGCGAAGACCGGATCATGCAGATGGTGGAGTCCGGGATCACACCGGTTGTGGGCATGAAAAACAAAGACATGGCCTTTATTCCTAAATCTGCATCCCTTAACGGCGAGTCTATTAGGTTCACAATGTTTTTCAACAGGATAATCGACGGGTTGACGCACCTTGGAAAAGATCTTGGGGAAAACAATGCAGACAATGAAGCAATGATTGCAAAGGCCCTTGAAAGACTGTTTGTTGAAACCGGACACCAGTGCCCTGACGATATCTCAATAACCCAGAATCAGAGCGGCGTTTACAATATATCCTTTACACCGCCTGATACCGTAATTTCCGGGACAGGCCGGTTGGAATTTTCATTTGCGTTTTGA